The genomic segment GATATGGCGATGAATGAATCATAGCGTATTGAAATAATTATTAGTTATAAAAAGAAGAATATGAAACCATTAATTTCTTTTAAGAATTTTACATTTAAGTATGATTTGCAAAAAAATCCAACATTGAAAAATATTAATTTGGAGATTTTTCCTGGTGAAAAGGTGCTGATTGTGGGGCCTTCTGGCTCTGGAAAATCAACGATTGGGCAGTGTTTGAATGGAATTTTGCCTCATCTTTATAAAGGAACTTCGACAGGCGAGCTGGCTATTTCTGGCTTGCCTTTTGGTGCATCTATTGCAGAGTTATCTAGTCAGGTCTCAACGATTTTGCAGGATACGGATGGTCAATTTATTGGATTGACAGTGGCTGAAGATGTGGCTTTTGCGCTTGAAAATGATGAATGTGAATTATCAGTCATGCGTGAGACGGTGGAGCATTGGTCAGAGGTGACAGAATTGTCAACACTTTTGACGAAGCATCCGCAAGATTTATCGGGTGGTCAAAAACAGCGAGTAACACTTGCGGGTGTGTTGGTGGATGAATCACCGATTTTGCTGTTTGATGAGCCACTTGCAAACCTTGACCCACAAGCCTGTCGGGATACGATGTCATTGATTAGACGGATACATGAGGAAAATCAGGTGACAACAATCGTGATTGAACATCGGATTGACGAAGTGTTGCCGCTAGGAATTGATAAGGTGGTTGTGGTAAATGATGGTGAGATTGTGGCAGTTGGGCGTCCAGATGAACTGTTGCGAACGGCAGTTTTTGAGAAAAACGGTTTGCGTGAACCGCTTTATCTAACAGCTCTAAAGTCTGCTCATGTCTCATCACTACTTCCTGATTTTTCAAAGCTAGAAAATCTTGATAAGGAGCCTTCAAAAGAGGCTCTGACAACTTTTGTCAGTGAAAATAAGCGTGTTGACAAACTTGTCAGTACTGACAAAATCCTGTCAGTGCGTGATTTGTCTGTTGCGTTTGATGAGCATGAGGTTTTGCGTGGGATAAACCTTGATGTTTTCGAGGGAGAGCGTATTTCGATTGTTGGGAAAAATGGGGTTGGAAAGTCAACATTTGCAAATAGCCTGTGCCAATTTGTGCGTTCTTCTGGTG from the Lactococcus allomyrinae genome contains:
- a CDS encoding ABC transporter ATP-binding protein — protein: MKPLISFKNFTFKYDLQKNPTLKNINLEIFPGEKVLIVGPSGSGKSTIGQCLNGILPHLYKGTSTGELAISGLPFGASIAELSSQVSTILQDTDGQFIGLTVAEDVAFALENDECELSVMRETVEHWSEVTELSTLLTKHPQDLSGGQKQRVTLAGVLVDESPILLFDEPLANLDPQACRDTMSLIRRIHEENQVTTIVIEHRIDEVLPLGIDKVVVVNDGEIVAVGRPDELLRTAVFEKNGLREPLYLTALKSAHVSSLLPDFSKLENLDKEPSKEALTTFVSENKRVDKLVSTDKILSVRDLSVAFDEHEVLRGINLDVFEGERISIVGKNGVGKSTFANSLCQFVRSSGEVFYRGKSVSTDTIAERAGRIGYIMQNPNLMISQNIVVDEVAFGLRLRQVDEAVITDRVEKILKVCGLFPFRNWPISSLSYGQKKRVTIASILVLEPEILLLDEPTAAQDLRSYREIMEFLEELNQRLNLTMIMITHDMYLITEYTDRTLVFADGKIVADRAPSEVLASEELLSLGNLTQTSLYELADRVELDPVALTEAFISRQKTVSADKEV